One window from the genome of Sparus aurata unplaced genomic scaffold, fSpaAur1.1, whole genome shotgun sequence encodes:
- the LOC115578155 gene encoding uncharacterized protein LOC115578155 gives MRHCLRFNVFIICHQAFGSSPPAKPFWSSADAEVRARCGTGYRHRATSWPPSEWTGRSHKLVIPPESDKKFVLIVGDSHLRSIVDGFVVMPEGKFSFGFMSTPGAHAAQLRTEVLHAEVPRSPDAVCVLAPSNNLTASRTVDEAAVDYARFLAAVTSRWPKVFVLDFPPRLNEDEEHQRDLRREYHRVTARMGLRYFSAEEYFPRTRLDLWSGDGVHLSDREGMGILTQLLWTSTEQFLETPPTPPPVSPTPSRPLGKFSPKLVVKGEVRAPLSPDPFQWKVVGQSSKSQVPSQASVAQQQEKESFLPLNPMWFSSTALRAMEEVSPSQLSDVPSPPARKVASPAAARRRRTTERRPPCSQSPVNNLVGSPPARLSRRLEDDAPSSPVPRSRTTDGSPPLTQTSVTNLVGSPPVRLSCSLGDPATPCCSPVAKVARMQTPSPAGPSQTFKAAACQSPRPAKFTNVSE, from the exons aTGAGACATTGTCTgaggtttaatgtgtttataatCTGTCATCAGGCATTTGGATCTTCACCCCCTGCCAAGCCTTTCTGGAGCTCGGCTGATGCTGAAGTTCGTGCAC GCTGCGGTACCGGTTACCGCCATCGGGCGACGAGCTGGCCACCTTCGGAGTGGACTGGACGGAGCCACAAGCTGGTCATCCCACCGGAGTCTGACAAGAAG tttgttCTGATTGTCGGGGACTCCCATCTCCGGTCCATCGTGGACGGTTTCGTCGTGATGCCAGAAGGGaagttttcttttggtttcatGTCGACCCCTGGGGCCCATGCCGCTCAGCTGCGGACTGAGGTCCTACATGCTGAAGTTCCTCGCTCCCCTGATGCTGTTTGTGTTCTTGCCCCTAGCAACAACCTGACGGCGAGCAGGACTGTGGACGAGGCAGCTGTTGACTACGCCCGGTTCCTCGCTGCTGTGACGAGCCGCTGGCCAAAg GTCTTTGTGCTGGATTTCCCCCCCCGCCTTAACGAGGATGAGGAGCACCAGAGGGACCTTCGCCGCGAGTACCACCGCGTGACGGCTCGTATGG GTTTGAGGTACTTCTCTGCGGAGGAGTACTTCCCCCGTACGCGCTTGGATCTGTGGAGCGGAGACGGC GTTCACCTGAGCGACCGTGAGGGGATGGGGATCCTCACCCAGCTGCTGTGGACCTCCACGGAGCAGTTCCTCGAGACACCTCCTACCCCTCCCCCGGTGTCTCCTACTCCTTCACGGCCGCTTGGGAAGTTTTCTCCTAAGCTGGTTGTGAAGGGAGAGGTACGTGCTCCTCTGTCCCCTGACCCCTTCCAGTGGAAGGTCGTTGGTCAGAGCAGCAAG TCGCAGGTTCCTAGTCAGGCCAGCGtggctcagcagcag GAGAAGGAGTCCTTCCTTCCACTGAACCCAATGTGGTTCAGTAGCACGGCCCTTCGTGCAATGGAGGAAGTGTCTCCCTCTCAGCTGTCTGATGTCCCGTCTCCTCCAGCGCGCAAG GTGGCCTCTCCAGCGGCAGCCAGGCGTCGTAGGACCACGGAGAGACGCCCTCCTTGCAGCCAGTCTCCTGTGAACAAC CTGGTTGGATCCCCTCCAGCCAGGCTGTCACGGCGACTGGAGGACGACGCCCCCTCCAGCCCGGTTCCTCGGTCCAGGACCACGGATGGATCACCCCCCCTCACCCAAACTTCAGTGACCAAT CTGGTTGGATCCCCTCCAGTTAGGTTGTCCTGTAGTTTGGGTGATCCGGCGACCCCCTGCTGTTCACCGGTTGCGAAG GTTGCCAGGATGCAGACCCCTTCACCGGCTGGACCGTCCCAGACCTTTAAAGCTGCGGCCTGTCAGTCCCCTCGCCCAGCTAAG TTCACAAATGTCAGTGAGTAA